The Gymnodinialimonas sp. 57CJ19 genome includes a window with the following:
- a CDS encoding amidase family protein, with product MDWLTKSASEIGRGIGAGEVDPVAITEAYLEAAKELPFGSRIYARQTRDRALAEAIAAHDRAKQGIRRGLLDGVPISWKDLFDTAGTVTEAGSKLLEGRVPKRDAKVLANATRAGLVCLGKTHMTELAFSGLGVNPSTATPPNVHDPELAPGGSSSGAATSVAFGMAAAGIGSDTGGSIRLPSAWNDLVGFKPTHNALSLEGVVPLAASFDTAGPLCRTVEDCAELFAVMGNTAAPDLAEATLKGTRMLVLNPYATDVRDAPGAAFQSAVERLSGAGATIETADVPAVNEAMETTLSLYTAEAYGTWGKVIEADPEKMDHRIRARFRQGADVLAADFVALWQRLRVLRKQYYAATAGYDAVLIPSAANLPPNVARLDSDNDYFVTENLLTLRNTRVGNLMGVCAVTLPTGVPSTGIMLMCPPGDDARLLRLAKAAEGALA from the coding sequence ATGGATTGGCTGACAAAAAGCGCAAGCGAGATTGGGCGGGGCATCGGGGCGGGCGAGGTGGACCCCGTTGCGATCACGGAAGCCTACCTGGAGGCCGCCAAGGAACTCCCCTTTGGCAGCCGTATCTACGCACGCCAAACCCGCGACCGCGCCTTGGCCGAGGCGATTGCCGCCCACGATCGTGCCAAGCAAGGCATTCGGCGCGGGTTGCTGGACGGCGTGCCGATCAGCTGGAAAGACCTGTTCGACACGGCAGGCACCGTGACCGAGGCGGGCAGCAAGCTTCTGGAAGGTCGCGTCCCCAAGCGCGATGCCAAGGTGCTGGCAAACGCCACCCGTGCGGGCCTCGTGTGTCTTGGCAAAACCCATATGACGGAACTGGCGTTTTCGGGCCTTGGGGTGAACCCCTCAACCGCGACACCGCCCAACGTTCATGACCCAGAGCTTGCGCCCGGCGGATCATCCTCGGGGGCGGCGACGTCGGTGGCTTTTGGCATGGCGGCGGCGGGCATCGGATCGGACACTGGCGGCTCCATCCGCTTGCCGTCTGCGTGGAACGACCTGGTGGGCTTCAAGCCGACCCATAACGCTTTGTCGTTAGAGGGCGTCGTGCCCCTTGCGGCCAGCTTCGACACCGCCGGGCCGCTGTGCCGCACGGTAGAAGATTGCGCCGAGCTGTTCGCCGTCATGGGCAACACCGCTGCGCCGGACCTGGCCGAGGCCACGCTCAAGGGCACGCGGATGCTGGTGCTGAACCCCTATGCCACCGATGTGCGCGACGCCCCCGGTGCGGCATTCCAATCGGCGGTCGAGCGGCTATCTGGCGCGGGCGCGACCATCGAGACCGCGGATGTTCCGGCGGTGAACGAGGCGATGGAAACCACCCTGTCGCTCTATACGGCCGAGGCTTACGGGACTTGGGGCAAGGTGATTGAGGCTGATCCAGAGAAGATGGACCACCGCATTCGCGCCCGTTTCCGCCAAGGCGCAGATGTTCTGGCCGCCGATTTCGTCGCGTTGTGGCAGCGCCTGCGCGTGCTGCGGAAGCAGTACTATGCGGCAACGGCGGGCTATGACGCGGTGCTGATCCCCTCGGCCGCGAACCTGCCACCCAACGTCGCGCGGCTCGACAGTGACAACGATTATTTCGTGACCGAGAACCTTTTGACCCTGCGCAATACCCGTGTCGGGAACCTCATGGGCGTTTGCGCTGTGACCTTGCCCACGGGCGTGCCGTCGACGGGGATCATGCTGATGTGCCCCCCCGGTGACGACGCACGTTTGCTGCGTTTGGCGAAAGCGGCAGAGGGCGCATTGGCCTAA
- a CDS encoding aminotransferase class I/II-fold pyridoxal phosphate-dependent enzyme has product MVFPERFSNLPEYAFPRLRTLLDGMEPGGDPILMTIGEPRHAFPAWIDKVLADSIQGFAKYPENDGTLALRTAQADWLGQRYGVDVDPVTQILALNGTREGLYNACMALCPEQKNGQQPVVLTPNPFYQVYAVAALSVGAEPMYLPATAATGDLPDFHAVDPAILDRTAIAYICSPANPQGAVASEAYWEALIALAEKHDFKIFADECYSEIYRDDAPTGALQVAQKMGADPERVLIFHSLSKRSNLPGLRSGFCAGGPQNIARLKQLRAYSGAPLPLPLQAVAEAVWRDEDHVVENRALYQEKYAIADEVFGDVQGYKGPEAGFFLWLPVQDAEQATVKLWQETGVKVLPGSYLAREVDGVTPGHDKIRVAMVAEKEEMRRGLMLIRKTLYD; this is encoded by the coding sequence ATGGTTTTTCCGGAGCGGTTTTCGAACCTCCCTGAATATGCGTTTCCGCGTTTGCGGACGTTGTTGGACGGCATGGAGCCGGGCGGCGACCCTATTTTGATGACCATTGGTGAGCCTCGCCATGCGTTTCCCGCCTGGATCGACAAGGTGTTGGCCGACAGCATCCAGGGTTTTGCGAAATATCCAGAAAACGATGGCACCTTGGCGTTGCGCACGGCGCAGGCCGATTGGTTGGGCCAACGCTATGGCGTCGATGTGGACCCGGTGACACAAATCCTTGCGCTCAATGGCACGCGCGAAGGGCTCTATAACGCCTGCATGGCGCTGTGCCCTGAACAGAAGAACGGCCAACAGCCTGTCGTTCTGACCCCGAACCCGTTTTATCAGGTCTACGCCGTGGCCGCCCTTTCAGTGGGCGCAGAGCCGATGTACCTGCCCGCCACCGCGGCGACCGGCGACCTGCCCGATTTTCATGCCGTTGATCCGGCCATTCTGGACCGCACGGCGATTGCCTATATCTGCTCTCCGGCGAACCCGCAGGGCGCTGTCGCATCCGAGGCCTATTGGGAAGCCCTGATAGCGCTGGCCGAAAAGCACGACTTCAAGATTTTCGCCGACGAATGCTATTCCGAGATTTACCGAGATGATGCCCCCACAGGGGCGCTTCAGGTTGCCCAAAAGATGGGTGCTGACCCTGAACGGGTTCTGATCTTCCACTCGCTGTCAAAACGCTCCAACCTGCCGGGCTTGCGGTCGGGTTTTTGTGCCGGGGGGCCGCAGAACATCGCGCGGCTTAAACAATTGCGGGCCTACTCCGGTGCGCCGTTGCCCCTGCCGCTTCAGGCCGTGGCCGAGGCCGTATGGCGCGACGAAGATCACGTGGTGGAGAACCGCGCCCTTTACCAAGAAAAATACGCCATCGCCGATGAGGTTTTTGGGGATGTGCAGGGCTACAAAGGCCCCGAAGCCGGGTTCTTTCTGTGGCTTCCGGTGCAAGATGCCGAACAGGCCACGGTGAAGCTGTGGCAAGAGACGGGTGTGAAGGTTCTGCCCGGCTCCTACCTTGCGCGCGAAGTGGACGGCGTGACGCCGGGCCATGACAAGATCCGCGTCGCGATGGTTGCTGAAAAAGAAGAAATGCGTCGCGGGCTCATGCTGATCCGCAAGACGCTGTATGATTGA
- a CDS encoding DNA translocase FtsK 4TM domain-containing protein — MAYQTRQREPLLDGYMHEILARRGREMCGMALVGLGLALAALLWSYVPEDPNWMAATDAAPENLLGRGGASIAAVLMMIMGFAAWVLPMAALAWGARFILHRGQERALGRVLFLPIAIAVAAIYAASHVPPVGWSHSFGAGGLFGDTILGAVLSALPMPPQIGIKVAAFLAFLLAAAMVLFVLGVTQRELGLTLRFLLVGMIATGTAVMATMRGLGRGAGATAVALQDRRAARRAALAAQAAPLAVDPSYTTTGQPRVHRADVPVEPVLSAAADPAYGEPAAAPAPAAAPQGLFSRMPGLRREPEPTLEGPLPDADPMLVEDLQEEPVGPDRVRSRISDAIRARRSPQEAPKTGNTIADIAARARVTPGTPSRIPSLNRKEPPLTAAAAQAPVEAPEAPMAEVEPVELHRPEPQPAPIPAAAPQVQPGIQRRAVPAAQEEPRRVVQQPSRKAPAQSRQAKADSQPSLPLSEPEPYEFPPLTLLTSPTTIERHHLSDEALEANARMLENVLDDYGVKGEIVSVRPGPVVTMYELEPAPGLKASRVIGLADDIARSMSALSARVSTVPGRTVIGIELPNQNREMVVLREMLSHRDFGDGNASLPLALGKDIGGDPIIANLAKMPHLLIAGTTGSGKSVAINTMILSLLYKLKPEDCRMIMIDPKMLELSVYDGIPHLLSPVVTDPKKAVVALKWTVGEMEERYRKMSKMGVRNIDGYNSRVKDALDKGEMFSRTYQTGFDDETGDPVFETEEYMPEKMPFIVVIVDEMADLMMVAGKEIEACIQRLAQMARASGIHIIMATQRPSVDVITGTIKANFPTRISFHVTSKVDSRTILGEMGAEQLLGMGDMLYMAGGAKITRVHGPFCSDEEVEEIVRHLKSFGPPDYASSVLDGPDDDKESDIDAVLGLNTGGNTGGEDALYDQAVAIVVKDRKCSTSYIQRKLGIGYNKAARLVEQMEENSLVSSANHVGKREILVPEQD, encoded by the coding sequence ATGGCCTATCAGACCCGCCAGCGAGAGCCGCTTTTGGACGGATATATGCACGAAATCCTCGCCCGACGCGGCCGAGAAATGTGTGGCATGGCGCTTGTGGGGCTTGGCCTTGCCTTGGCGGCGTTGCTGTGGAGTTACGTGCCCGAAGACCCCAATTGGATGGCTGCCACCGATGCCGCGCCGGAAAACCTTTTGGGGCGCGGGGGCGCGTCGATCGCTGCCGTCTTGATGATGATCATGGGATTCGCCGCCTGGGTTCTGCCCATGGCAGCCCTTGCATGGGGTGCGCGCTTCATCCTGCATCGCGGGCAAGAACGCGCCTTGGGCCGCGTCTTGTTTCTGCCGATCGCCATTGCCGTGGCCGCGATTTATGCCGCCAGCCATGTGCCGCCTGTGGGCTGGTCGCATTCCTTTGGGGCCGGTGGCCTTTTCGGCGATACGATCCTTGGCGCAGTGCTCAGCGCGTTGCCCATGCCGCCGCAGATCGGCATCAAAGTGGCCGCTTTCCTTGCGTTTCTATTGGCGGCAGCGATGGTCCTGTTCGTTCTGGGCGTCACTCAACGAGAGCTTGGTTTGACCCTGCGGTTCCTGCTGGTGGGCATGATCGCCACGGGAACGGCGGTAATGGCAACGATGCGCGGGCTTGGCCGTGGGGCAGGGGCCACTGCGGTTGCCTTGCAAGATCGCCGTGCCGCGCGTCGTGCAGCTTTGGCCGCGCAGGCTGCGCCCTTGGCCGTTGATCCATCGTACACCACCACGGGGCAGCCCCGTGTTCACCGTGCTGATGTCCCGGTTGAGCCGGTCCTGAGTGCTGCCGCCGACCCCGCCTATGGGGAACCCGCCGCCGCGCCTGCACCTGCCGCTGCGCCGCAAGGGTTGTTCTCTCGGATGCCCGGTCTGCGCCGGGAGCCTGAACCCACGCTTGAAGGGCCGCTGCCCGATGCCGATCCCATGTTGGTGGAAGACCTACAGGAAGAGCCCGTGGGGCCCGACCGTGTACGCTCGCGTATTTCGGATGCGATCCGGGCGCGCCGTAGCCCACAAGAAGCGCCCAAAACCGGCAACACCATTGCCGATATCGCGGCCCGTGCTCGTGTGACGCCGGGCACGCCTTCGCGCATTCCAAGCCTGAACCGGAAAGAGCCTCCCTTGACGGCTGCCGCGGCGCAGGCCCCGGTTGAAGCGCCCGAAGCTCCCATGGCCGAGGTTGAGCCTGTTGAGTTGCACCGCCCCGAGCCGCAACCGGCCCCCATCCCTGCTGCCGCGCCACAAGTGCAACCGGGTATCCAGCGTCGCGCCGTTCCTGCCGCGCAGGAAGAGCCGCGCCGGGTCGTGCAGCAACCGTCGCGCAAGGCCCCCGCGCAATCGCGCCAAGCCAAGGCCGATAGCCAGCCCTCCTTGCCCCTGTCCGAGCCGGAGCCTTATGAATTCCCGCCGCTGACGCTGCTGACCAGCCCCACCACGATCGAGCGCCACCACCTGTCCGATGAGGCGCTGGAGGCGAACGCCCGGATGCTGGAAAACGTGTTGGATGACTACGGCGTGAAAGGCGAGATCGTCAGCGTGCGCCCCGGTCCCGTTGTGACGATGTATGAACTTGAACCCGCGCCGGGCCTCAAGGCATCGCGCGTGATCGGCTTGGCCGACGATATCGCCCGGTCCATGTCGGCGCTGTCTGCCCGTGTTTCCACGGTGCCGGGCCGCACGGTTATCGGGATCGAATTGCCGAACCAGAACCGCGAAATGGTGGTGCTGCGTGAAATGCTCAGCCACCGTGATTTCGGCGACGGCAACGCCAGCCTGCCGCTGGCGCTGGGTAAGGATATCGGCGGTGATCCGATTATCGCCAACCTCGCCAAGATGCCTCACCTGCTGATCGCGGGTACGACGGGGTCCGGTAAATCGGTGGCAATCAACACGATGATCCTGTCGCTGCTTTATAAGCTGAAGCCGGAAGATTGCCGGATGATCATGATCGACCCGAAGATGCTGGAACTCAGCGTTTATGACGGCATTCCCCACCTGCTTTCGCCCGTTGTGACGGACCCCAAGAAGGCCGTCGTGGCGCTGAAGTGGACCGTGGGCGAGATGGAAGAGCGTTACCGCAAGATGTCCAAGATGGGCGTGCGAAACATCGACGGCTACAACAGCCGCGTGAAGGATGCGCTGGACAAGGGCGAGATGTTCTCGCGCACCTACCAGACCGGCTTCGACGACGAGACGGGCGATCCCGTGTTCGAGACGGAAGAATACATGCCCGAGAAAATGCCGTTCATCGTCGTGATCGTCGATGAGATGGCCGACCTGATGATGGTCGCGGGCAAGGAGATCGAGGCCTGCATCCAGCGCCTTGCGCAGATGGCGCGGGCCTCTGGCATCCACATCATCATGGCCACGCAGCGTCCGTCGGTGGATGTGATTACCGGCACGATCAAGGCGAACTTCCCCACGCGGATCAGCTTCCACGTGACCTCCAAGGTCGATAGCCGCACGATCCTGGGAGAGATGGGGGCCGAGCAGCTTCTGGGTATGGGCGACATGCTTTACATGGCGGGCGGCGCGAAGATCACCCGCGTCCACGGGCCGTTCTGTTCCGATGAGGAGGTCGAGGAGATCGTCCGCCACCTGAAATCCTTCGGGCCGCCGGATTATGCGTCGAGCGTCCTGGACGGACCCGATGACGACAAGGAAAGCGACATTGATGCGGTGTTGGGCCTGAATACGGGCGGCAATACGGGCGGAGAAGATGCGCTTTACGATCAGGCGGTGGCAATTGTGGTGAAAGATCGCAAGTGTTCGACCTCTTACATCCAGCGCAAGTTGGGCATCGGCTACAATAAGGCGGCGCGTTTGGTGGAGCAGATGGAGGAAAACAGCCTCGTGTCCTCGGCCAACCATGTGGGTAAGCGCGAAATCTTGGTGCCTGAGCAGGACTGA
- a CDS encoding universal stress protein yields the protein MSIKNLLIAYSGWDSSQSPLRHALKIATEHDAWLTGIVGHGRPPVMRVLGGQIPGEVLEMIRQNEAAGVQRAKDVFLDLVAQNGRSDAADFTDIVEQDGGSVASYARTFDMVITAPPTDDYADRHMAASPDMIALQSGRPVLVVPKSYDAPGLSTHVAVAWDGKRAAARAIGDAMPMLESKGKVTVLTVGKTVPPGTDRLIANLQRHGINAVHQPQKKSGSIGATILQAATDIGADLIVMGAYEHSKFSHDVFGGVTTDVMAKTQVPVLMSH from the coding sequence ATGTCCATCAAGAACCTATTGATCGCGTATTCCGGCTGGGATTCGTCGCAAAGCCCGCTTCGCCACGCGCTAAAGATCGCCACCGAACATGACGCTTGGCTGACGGGAATTGTCGGCCACGGACGCCCCCCGGTCATGCGGGTGTTGGGCGGGCAAATTCCAGGGGAGGTCTTGGAAATGATCCGGCAGAATGAAGCGGCGGGCGTGCAGCGGGCGAAGGATGTGTTCCTTGATCTGGTTGCGCAGAATGGCCGCTCTGACGCCGCTGATTTTACTGACATAGTCGAACAGGACGGCGGCTCGGTCGCCAGTTACGCGCGGACGTTTGACATGGTTATCACGGCTCCTCCTACGGATGACTATGCTGACAGGCACATGGCCGCGAGCCCTGATATGATCGCCCTGCAATCGGGACGGCCCGTGTTGGTCGTGCCGAAGTCCTATGATGCGCCGGGCCTGTCGACCCATGTGGCTGTCGCCTGGGATGGCAAACGCGCCGCGGCAAGGGCGATTGGGGATGCGATGCCGATGCTGGAGAGCAAGGGCAAGGTGACGGTTCTGACGGTTGGAAAAACAGTGCCACCGGGCACGGATCGGTTGATTGCCAATCTGCAACGGCACGGGATCAATGCGGTTCATCAACCGCAGAAGAAATCCGGCAGTATCGGGGCCACCATCTTGCAAGCCGCGACAGATATCGGGGCCGATCTGATCGTGATGGGCGCTTACGAGCACTCGAAGTTCTCCCATGACGTGTTTGGCGGCGTCACGACGGATGTGATGGCAAAGACACAGGTGCCGGTCTTGATGTCTCACTAA
- a CDS encoding outer membrane lipoprotein carrier protein LolA: protein MSITRRNLLGATAAFTLAGASAAFANAIPLADLSAYLNAMQTAESPFTQINSDGTVSTGTVYIHRPGRVRFDYDGDDLLVMAGGSQVAIFDGRASGPPEQYPLSETPLRIILERNVNLGQSGMVTDHTFDGTATRVVARDPQRPNVGSIALVFTPNPIELRQWVITDEGGAQTTVILGALRQGGRIPAGYFSIPQEINARNGG from the coding sequence ATGTCGATCACACGCCGGAACCTTCTGGGTGCCACCGCCGCCTTCACCCTTGCGGGCGCCTCTGCGGCTTTTGCCAATGCGATCCCCTTGGCGGATTTGTCCGCGTATCTCAACGCGATGCAAACGGCGGAAAGCCCTTTTACGCAGATCAACTCGGACGGCACCGTGTCAACGGGGACGGTCTATATCCATCGCCCCGGACGGGTGCGCTTTGATTATGATGGCGATGATCTGCTGGTCATGGCGGGTGGCAGCCAGGTGGCAATTTTCGATGGTCGCGCCTCGGGCCCGCCCGAGCAATATCCGCTGTCTGAAACGCCCCTTCGCATCATCTTGGAGCGTAACGTGAACCTCGGCCAATCGGGGATGGTCACAGATCACACCTTTGACGGCACCGCGACCCGTGTGGTGGCCCGTGATCCGCAACGCCCCAACGTCGGCTCAATCGCGCTGGTATTCACGCCGAACCCGATTGAACTGCGCCAATGGGTCATCACCGATGAGGGCGGGGCTCAGACGACAGTGATCCTGGGTGCGCTTCGGCAAGGCGGGCGCATTCCCGCAGGCTACTTTTCGATCCCGCAGGAGATCAACGCGCGCAACGGGGGCTGA
- a CDS encoding lytic transglycosylase, giving the protein MYRRTLLIGLTASLAACGSREFDSPRNLDDACALADERPHYMRAMRRAERNWNVPVHVQMAVIHQESRFDGDIRPPYRYALGVIPMGRQSSAIGYSQALDGTWDEYVDATGNRGANRTDIRDATDFMGWYMNLTLERNNIPLTDARRQYLAYHEGHTGYARGSYNSKPWLIAVAARVEARAERYRAQLATC; this is encoded by the coding sequence ATGTATAGACGAACTCTTTTGATAGGCCTTACGGCCTCTCTCGCGGCGTGTGGGTCGCGGGAATTTGATTCCCCCCGTAACCTCGATGACGCCTGTGCCCTCGCGGACGAGCGCCCCCATTACATGCGGGCCATGCGCCGGGCCGAGCGGAACTGGAACGTCCCCGTGCACGTACAAATGGCCGTGATCCATCAGGAAAGCCGATTTGACGGCGATATCCGCCCCCCCTACCGCTATGCCTTGGGCGTGATCCCCATGGGGCGCCAAAGCTCGGCCATCGGCTATTCCCAGGCGCTGGACGGCACGTGGGATGAATACGTCGACGCGACCGGGAACCGAGGTGCCAACCGCACCGACATCCGCGACGCCACCGACTTCATGGGCTGGTACATGAACCTGACGCTGGAGCGGAACAACATTCCCCTCACCGATGCGCGCCGCCAATACCTTGCCTACCACGAGGGGCACACGGGCTACGCGCGGGGCAGCTACAACTCCAAGCCATGGCTCATCGCTGTGGCCGCCCGTGTGGAAGCGCGCGCAGAGCGCTACCGGGCGCAGTTGGCAACCTGCTAG
- a CDS encoding AEC family transporter, with the protein MNLAFAVLEITAPVFVLGLAGFVWVRRGFDYPTQFVTRLAMTLAVPCLIFTALINADIEPSALAALSLAAGLCYAIATAAAFAIVRLFRLNMQAYLAPLTFGNTGNLGLPLALFAFGDTGLGLAIVVFAVMAIIMFTVGLWMVAGVQNPLRVLKEPILWASILGVLALVVGWQPPTVALNALTLIGQMGIPLMLLTLGAAVARLKPARVVTAFGLSAIKLSVGLSAGIGVGLAVGLSGVPLAVLILQMATPVGVTSYLMAERYQTDPDASASLVVTSTLLAIVALPITLSFLLPG; encoded by the coding sequence GTGAACCTAGCTTTCGCCGTCCTCGAAATCACCGCGCCCGTCTTTGTTTTGGGGCTCGCTGGTTTCGTTTGGGTCCGCCGCGGATTCGACTACCCGACCCAGTTCGTGACCCGTCTTGCCATGACCCTTGCGGTGCCCTGCTTGATATTCACGGCGCTGATCAACGCCGACATTGAACCGAGCGCCCTTGCGGCCCTCAGCCTCGCGGCGGGCTTGTGTTACGCCATCGCTACCGCCGCTGCCTTTGCCATTGTTCGCCTGTTTCGCCTTAATATGCAGGCCTATCTGGCCCCGCTGACCTTCGGGAACACCGGCAACCTCGGCCTGCCGTTGGCGCTGTTTGCCTTCGGCGATACCGGGCTGGGGCTCGCGATCGTGGTTTTCGCGGTCATGGCGATTATCATGTTCACCGTGGGCCTCTGGATGGTCGCCGGGGTGCAGAATCCCCTTCGCGTGTTGAAAGAGCCAATCCTTTGGGCCTCGATCCTGGGGGTCCTGGCCCTGGTCGTCGGCTGGCAACCGCCTACGGTGGCGTTGAATGCACTGACGTTGATTGGCCAAATGGGCATCCCGCTTATGCTGTTGACCCTCGGGGCCGCTGTGGCCCGCCTGAAACCCGCCCGTGTGGTTACCGCGTTCGGCCTTTCGGCGATCAAGCTGTCGGTGGGCCTTTCCGCCGGCATTGGCGTGGGCCTTGCCGTGGGCCTGTCCGGTGTGCCGCTGGCCGTGTTGATCCTGCAAATGGCAACGCCCGTGGGCGTCACCTCTTACCTCATGGCCGAGCGGTATCAGACCGACCCCGACGCCAGCGCCAGCCTTGTGGTGACCTCTACGCTTCTGGCGATCGTTGCGCTTCCGATCACGCTTTCGTTTCTTCTGCCCGGATAA
- the hspQ gene encoding heat shock protein HspQ, with amino-acid sequence MLETQAKYNIGQIVRHKKHPFRGVVFDIDAEFSNSEEWYEAIPEEARPLKDQPFYHLLAENDQTYYVAYVSEQNLVPDDTGEPVSHPDLPDLFGEFRNGHYPLEYQLN; translated from the coding sequence ATGCTTGAGACACAAGCCAAATACAATATCGGACAGATTGTCCGTCACAAGAAGCACCCGTTTCGCGGGGTTGTTTTTGATATTGATGCGGAATTTTCAAATTCCGAGGAATGGTACGAAGCGATCCCGGAAGAGGCGCGCCCCCTGAAGGACCAGCCGTTCTACCACCTGTTGGCCGAGAACGACCAAACTTACTACGTCGCCTATGTGTCGGAGCAGAACCTTGTGCCCGACGATACCGGCGAGCCGGTGAGCCACCCGGACCTTCCCGATCTGTTCGGGGAATTCCGAAACGGCCATTACCCGTTGGAATATCAGCTGAACTAG
- a CDS encoding ABC transporter substrate-binding protein: protein MPNKIVSLRSRFGRRAFLSTAVAGAAVPFLPGQARALNANQAQALVEAAVADVNRVIASGGSEARILRDMERILSTYADVPTIARSVLGPSARSASNAQMRAFTEAFQDYFSAKYGRRFREFIGGSITVNSARPVRSFFEVISTVNMRNEAPFELRWLVSDGSGRPLFFNLIIEGVNLMISERTEIGAMLEARGGNIDALTQHLRTLG, encoded by the coding sequence ATGCCCAATAAAATCGTCTCCCTCCGCTCTCGCTTTGGCCGTCGTGCCTTTTTGTCCACCGCTGTTGCCGGGGCGGCTGTGCCGTTCCTGCCCGGCCAAGCCCGCGCGTTGAACGCGAACCAGGCCCAGGCCTTGGTGGAAGCCGCCGTGGCGGATGTGAACCGTGTCATCGCCTCGGGCGGGTCGGAAGCGCGGATCCTGCGGGACATGGAGCGGATCCTGTCCACCTACGCAGACGTGCCCACGATTGCCCGTTCGGTGCTTGGCCCCTCGGCACGCTCCGCCAGCAACGCGCAGATGCGCGCGTTCACCGAGGCGTTCCAGGATTACTTCTCGGCCAAATACGGCCGCCGTTTCCGCGAGTTCATTGGCGGATCAATCACCGTGAACTCTGCCCGCCCGGTACGCTCATTCTTTGAGGTCATCAGCACCGTGAACATGCGCAACGAAGCGCCGTTCGAACTGCGTTGGCTGGTGTCAGACGGTTCGGGCCGGCCGCTGTTCTTCAACCTCATCATCGAGGGTGTGAACCTGATGATCTCGGAACGCACAGAAATCGGCGCGATGTTGGAAGCGCGGGGCGGCAATATTGATGCCCTGACGCAGCATCTTCGAACACTCGGTTAA
- a CDS encoding VacJ family lipoprotein produces MRFLPSRFFGQCSAFALVVLVSACGPATLPPGDQIADADEARNRAAHDLNLSLDRALLGPASDAYGSGVPEPVRVGFSNFASNLNQPGYVLNNLLQLRLGDAAQNTLRFALNTTVGVAGLFDVASALGVHEADTDFGETLHIYGVGEGDYVVHPFFGPSTTRDTVGMVVDYAMNPLRHYIDTPESTYLTATSVASGLNSRYEFDGTIDSILYESADSYAQLRSLYLQQRRYELGGSSADYEDPYADADPAAAAQAVAADPNYDPYSDPYFDPYAQ; encoded by the coding sequence GTGCGCTTCTTACCTTCGCGATTTTTCGGCCAATGCAGCGCTTTTGCGCTGGTCGTTCTGGTATCCGCTTGCGGCCCGGCAACCTTGCCGCCCGGCGATCAGATCGCCGATGCCGATGAGGCCCGAAACCGCGCCGCCCATGATCTTAACCTATCCCTCGACCGGGCCCTTCTGGGCCCCGCCTCGGATGCCTACGGATCAGGCGTGCCGGAACCCGTGCGGGTTGGGTTCTCTAACTTTGCGTCCAACCTCAATCAGCCCGGTTATGTGCTCAACAACCTGCTGCAATTGCGCCTTGGCGATGCGGCGCAGAACACGCTGCGGTTTGCGCTGAACACCACCGTTGGCGTGGCGGGTCTGTTTGATGTGGCTTCTGCCCTTGGCGTCCACGAGGCCGATACGGACTTTGGCGAAACGCTGCACATCTACGGTGTCGGCGAGGGCGATTACGTGGTGCACCCGTTCTTTGGCCCCTCCACCACCCGCGATACCGTCGGCATGGTCGTGGACTACGCGATGAACCCGCTACGCCACTACATCGACACGCCAGAAAGCACCTACCTGACGGCCACGAGCGTCGCCTCCGGGCTGAATTCGCGCTACGAATTTGACGGAACGATCGACTCCATTCTCTATGAAAGCGCCGACAGTTATGCGCAGTTACGCTCTCTCTACCTGCAACAGCGCCGGTATGAATTGGGCGGCTCCAGCGCCGATTATGAAGATCCCTACGCAGACGCAGATCCAGCCGCCGCGGCCCAAGCAGTTGCCGCAGACCCAAATTATGACCCTTATTCGGACCCGTATTTTGATCCCTATGCCCAATAA